In one Nicotiana sylvestris chromosome 8, ASM39365v2, whole genome shotgun sequence genomic region, the following are encoded:
- the LOC104216772 gene encoding probable glycosyltransferase At5g03795, translating into MGSEFHLFLCRAETRRALWLMGSVFAFVILVQYLQLPYGTLIGSLFSGLNSNKMNNNNAQLNVTAGFDGKIKINDYNFSTESKTIGNPEDTTLIQQSTQPNDSSGVELLKPNRTLAPDKAKEVGYIFNGNNENVAPMFEEQSKDDIVPLASNVASSPMISPAPSVSLTQVNDNLTTRGSSHNRHGATTTQNDEVAVIVPLNSNATSQPMNLPAPSVSLRHVGDNSTALASSHNPYDITTTPRNGSTTTNSPAVKEATDRPVEEVVSISEMTKMMLRSHPSSLLTKPMWSSASDEGLRSAKSQIESAANIISDPGLHAPVYHNVSKFKRSYELMERSLKVYIYREGKRPVFHQPRLKGIYASEGWFMQQLKASQHFLTNDPNKAHLFYLPFSSQILGEVVYVRGSHSFTNLKAYLKNYVDLIKGRYPFWNRTQGADHFLVACHDWAPEETRHEMANCIKSFCNADLKEGFKLGKDAPLPETNIGSADPSRSLGGKRPSQREFLAFFAGSMHGYVRPILLKYWQNKDPNMKIFGRMRKTDYIQHMKSSRYCICARGYEVNSPRVVEAISYECVPVIISDNFIPPFLETLNWESFAVFIQEKDIPNLKSILESIPLRRYVKLYHNVKKVQQHFLWHPEPVKYDIFHMILHSIWYNRVFQIAS; encoded by the exons ATGGGTTCTGAGTTCCATCTATTTCTGTGCCGGGCTGAGACCAGGAGAGCATTATGGCTAATGGGAAGTGTGTTTGCATTTGTCATACTAGTTCAATACTTACAACTTCCATATGGAACCCTTATAGGATCCCTATTTTCTGGTTTAAATTCCAATAAAATGAACAATAATAATGCACAACTCAATGTTACCGCGGGATTTGATGGGAAAATCAAGATAAACGACTACAATTTTTCGACTGAGTCAAAGACGATTGGTAATCCTGAAGATACAACTTTAATTCAGCAGTCCACACAGCCGAATGATAGTTCTGGAGTGGAATTGCTTAAACCAAACAGGACGTTAGCACCAGATAAAGCTAAGGAAGTTGGCTACATATTCAATGGTAATAATGAAAATGTAGCCCCGATGTTTGAAGAACAAAGCAAAGATGATATTGTCCCTCTAGCCTCTAACGTCGCATCATCGCCAATGATTTCACCAGCTCCCTCTGTTTCGCTTACACAAGTTAATGATAATTTGACCACTCGGGGTAGTTCTCATAATCGCCATGGTGCCACAACTACTCAGAATGATGAAGTAGCTGTGATCGTCCCTTTAAACTCGAATGCTACATCACAGCCCATGAATTTACCAGCTCCCTCTGTTTCACTTAGACATGTTGGTGATAATTCGACTGCTCTGGCTAGTTCTCATAATCCCTATGATATCACCACTACTCCAAGAAATGGTTCCACTACGACCAACTCCCCGGCTGTGAAGGAAGCGACAGATAGGCCAGTGGAAGAAGTAGTGTCAATATCTGAAATGACTAAAATGATGCTCCGGAGTCATCCCTCGAGCCTTCTAACG AAGCCAATGTGGTCTTCGGCCAGTGATGAAGGATTGCGGAGTGCAAAGTCACAGATCGAAAGTGCAGCCAACATTATCAGTGATCCAGGCCTACATGCACCAGTTTATCACAATGTTTCAAAATTTAAAAG GAGCTATGAGTTAATGGAACGGAGTCTCAAGGTTTACATATACAGGGAGGGAAAGAGACCAGTATTTCATCAACCAAGGCTCAAGGGCATCTATGCTTCAGAAGGTTGGTTCATGCAGCAGTTAAAAGCAAGCCAGCATTTCCTTACCAATGACCCAAACAAAGCACACCTATTTTACTTGCCCTTTAGTTCTCAAATTTTGGGAGAAGTTGTGTATGTGCGCGGTTCTCACAGCTTCACCAACCTAAAAGCATATTTGAAGAACTATGTTGATTTGATCAAGGGAAGATATCCATTCTGGAACAGAACACAAGGAGCTGATCATTTTCTTGTTGCTTGCCACGACTGG gCCCCAGAAGAAACTAGGCATGAGATGGCCAATTGCATAAAGTCTTTTTGCAATGCTGATTTGAAAGAAGGATTCAAGTTAGGAAAGGATGCTCCTCTACCGGAAACAAATATTGGCTCAGCTGATCCCTCGAGAAGCCTTGGAGGCAAACGTCCTAGTCAACGAGAATTCCTTGCTTTCTTCGCAGGCAGTATGCATGGGTATGTCCGTCCTATTCTTTTAAAGTACTGGCAAAACAAAGATCCAAACATGAAAATCTTTGGGCGGATGCGCAAGACTGACTACATCCAGCACATGAAGAGCAGTAGATACTGCATTTGTGCAAGAGGTTATGAAGTCAACAGTCCACGAGTCGTGGAGGCTATTTCATATGAGTGCGTTCCCGTGATCATATCTGATAACTTCATACCACCATTTTTGGAGACATTGAACTGGGAGTCCTTTGCTGTTTTCATCCAAGAGAAGGACATTCCTAATCTAAAGTCTATACTCGAATCGATCCCACTAAGAAGATATGTGAAACTGTATCACAATGTGAAGAAGGTACAACAACATTTCCTTTGGCATCCTGAACCTGTAAAGTATGACATTTTCCACATGATACTTCATTCTATTTGGTACAATAGAGTTTTCCAGATTGCATCCTAG